TAATCATAATACTAGGGTCAAACATGGGATGGGCTAAAATAGCTCACTCGACTCCTCTCTAATTCTAAGGGGTCGTGCATGCTAATATTATTCTTTgggtaaaaataaatataaatagaCAAAAAGAAATGTTATTATTAAACATATTAGAGATCAAAGTTGACATTTTGAAATTACGACGACAAAAACAAACggttaaaaatataaagactAAGATAATATTTACAAGCGAGATCAACAAACATGCCATATGTGATGCCAATATAATCGATAGTTTTGGAATCTTGGAATAGACAAATCATGTTCACAATTCAATTGGTATATTTTAGACCATAGCTAACATGAGGGAGTGTGTGAACCAATAGACAAATTTAGAtggaaataataatattttattgttGATAAACTGTAGGAGTCATATTGAGATGAAGAAGAGGTTGAAAATATGGACGTACAAAGAAGGAGAGCAGCCATTGGTCCATGATGGGCCGATGAAACACATATACTCAATCGAAGGCCATTTTATTGACGAAATGGACAGTGGAAAAAGCCCATTTTCGGCCCATGATCCAGAAGAGGCCCATGTATTTTTCTTGCCCATAAGTATCGTTTACATTGTGGATTACATCTACAAGCCCATTACGACTTACGCACGTGACCGTCTCGTTCGTATATTCACGGATTATGTGAGGGTGGTAGCTAATAAGTACCCTTACTGGAACCGTACACGTGGAGCAGATCATTTCATGGTCTCCTGCCATGATTGGGTAACTTCCtcatatctctctctctctctctttccttttcaaattgacttcaaaataaaattatatatttttaagggaaattgtcaaaaatataaaaattgaagacaaattaGGTTCACTAAAAGTGAAACTGGTCATTAAATGTTaagatttatatttttaatttaaaattttgttttcactAGATGTTAGAATTAATTTTAGTATTGATGGACAAATATTAAGCTTAATaaactataaatattttaaatattttaattaattgatagccattaaatatttgaaattgaaaaaaagtaTATGGATGAAAATAACTAAAACAAAAAGTAGACtattaaaaagatatttaaagctataatttatttataatcaATGGACGATGAATTGGAGTTAACCAAATTAACATTTTGGAAAGCTTTCAGGCGCCGGAAGTAACAAAAGAAGATCCTAACCTCTTCAAATATTTCATCAGAGTTCTTTGCAATGCCAACACATCCGAAGGCTTCAATCCAATGCGAGATGCATCCTTGCCCGAGATTAACTTACCTCCAACTTTCCACCTCAATCTTCCTCGATCAGGCCAACCGCCTCAGAACCGCTCCATTCTAGCCTTCTTCGCCGGCGGAGCACACGGATTCATCCGCCACGTCTTAATGCAGCATTGGAAAGACAAAGACGATGAAATCCAAGTCCACGAGTACCTTCCTCCAGCCAAAAACTACACCGAATTGATCGATCGAAGCAAATTCTGCCTCTGCCCTAGCGGATACGAAGTTGCAAGCCCTAGGTTAGTGGAAGCAATCCACGGCGGTTGTGTACCGGTGATAATCTCGGATTATTACTCCTTGCCGTTCGATGATGTGCTGGATTGGAGCAAATTCTCGATGCGGATTCCGTCGGAGAGGATTCCGGAGATCAAGAAAATCTTGAGAGGAGTTTCGATGAAGAAGTACTTGAAATTGCAGCGAGGAGTGATGAAAGTGCAGAGACATTTTGAGATTCATCGGCCGGCGAAGGCGTTTGATATGTTTCATATGGTGCTTCACTCCGTCTGGCTTAGACGACTCAATGTAAAGCTTACACATTGATTTGGTATTGGTTTTGCTTTGTGGAATTATACTCGATAGATATACAGTGCAGAGAGAAAAATAGTTATCTAAAATTAAAGAATtcaaaagaaaagggaaaatatTGGAATTACCATAATGCCCCCTGAAATGCCCATGCCAATGCAAAATTATGTGGTATGCTTGTCTTTTACAATATTCTTAGTGGAAATATTCCCCTAACACTATTTAAGAGACTCAATAAGTAATAACTATTTCTTTTGAATACTTCTTATTCTCTTTGATCAGCAAATACAGCAAACTCggtttttaatattttatattaattaaattttattttattataatatttatcattttactctcaaactaaaatagtttatacctcaaacatataatattataacccaaattaaaataattttcaccTGAAACACAAACTACTTATAATTCAACCATAATAATATAGGTATCTACATATAGGTGAGTACGTAATAACCAACTTCTATAATAATATAGGTAAGTACGTAATAACCAACTTctataataatatatgtaaGTACGTAATAACCAACTTCTATGATAATATAGGTAAGTCAGCTTCATGATTTATTATTAAAAGAGTAACTTGTACTTATCACTTCTAAAATATAACGGTAATTGTAATTATATtcttaaattctaaattttaaaaatatagttctcaaactTATACAATGTTaaaattgggtcaaattaaaCCTTCAAATTTACATAATTGtataaattttaacatttgtatAAGTTTAAGGGTCTAATTTTATCATTTGTGAGTCTAAATTTTACGACTATGGTAAGTCTGAGGGTCCAAGAAGTTCAAGGTTTTAATTTTACAACCGAAAGTTTAATAGTGTAATTATAACTATCAATACATACTTAAAAATTGTTGAGATGTTGTGAGTCACACCTATTGTAAGATAGATGAGCTACTCCTCTTATTGTTGattggttttgagatggaaTCTCATACTATCAAACATGGTATCGGAGCCCGTTAAGCCCAAACGAGTATTCGATCAAAGATAGGTGAACCCAAAAAAGCACTATCTTGAGGGGGAATGTTGAGATGTTGTGAGTCTTAGTCAACACACAATTAATCATCCACGTGCGCACAAGTAATCTTcttataaacaatcgtgtactatAGTCTAAACGAATAAACTACTATCGTTTAGGTTAtaatacacgatcatgtagttcttttttaacgatggaaaaacgatcgtgttaaccatGCTAACCATCATATTAACCATGGTAAGTAATCTTTTAAATAATatcaacacaattgtttagaatCTAGATCATTTAAAAcgacaagaaaaaaaatttcaaatttaaagagTCGTGTTGACCATAGTAAACGAGTGTGTTGACAAtgataaacgattgtttagatcatgtcaaaatgatatttatacgatattgatattttcaaatatgaggaagatgaagcaGGTTTAAAGAGTCTTACCGAAAACAATGAAAgtgaaatagaaaatttaaacaaaagaatGAATCATTTATAAACAGAGGAAAGAAAATCTGGAAGAGGTaatgaaaaaatagaaaatgaataaatgacaaaaaaggaagagaagtgACAAATCATTCTCACTATTCAAAcgcaaatatgaaatttatgaaaatattgtttcgaattttgctacttttgttttttattatacACGCCGTAAATATATTTgcgttttgttacatttacgaaaaataatcttaaatttagccatattaaaattattaagatgagataaatttaaactaatttaaaatcaaatcaattattaaatacaaaaaatatttcACAAGCTCAACCAAAATTTGGACTTCATTCCCAAAGTCCTTTAAGGATGCACCCCAAATTCTTAAAAGTTAAGACAAGACAATCTAAACCTACACTCCAAATATAGTACTTATATGCCCAAGCTACCTAAAACTCCAAGCTTAACATTACAAATAGTTTAAGGTGTAATTGCAAATATTATTATAGTCCAGCGATGACTCTTCCaatttacaaaaagaaaaagaaataaaataaaataaaaaaggaaaaaaaaaaaaaagaatatccAAATATAATTTTGGTATGTCATTTCAGTTGAGGTAGAGATGAGCGTGCAAATAAGATACAAATTCAGTGAAGCCCTAAAGCCGAATTCAGTTTACTCCATCGACACAAATTAATTGAAAGTTGGTTCCTACAAGAAGAAcccaatttttaattaaattgataaacCCCGACCTGAAGAACCGACACCGTCGTCCCTACTCCCTCTTCTCCACGACGACTTGTCCAAGACCGACGCATCAAAGCTTCTCAACTCCACCTCCCTCCATGGCCGATAAAGAACCTGAACAAGGAACTATGGCCACTCATTCACCTCAAATTGCTTCTCCTATTCCTTCCGGCGAGAATACTGTTTGGGCCGATGTCTCGCCTCTTCTTGAAGCTGCCTGCCgaggtttcttctttctttattcacttttttttttttgtcatttgatcACACATTGTGATTGCTCCCTTTCACCACTGAGATGTTGATTGCTGTGTCGTTAATTCTTATGTTTTGTGCGAATGCTTGATATACAGAATTTAGTGATTTGATTAGCTTACGGTGTGGTGAACTGTCTTTGTTTCTTAAATCTTCGTGGTTGATACAATAATGATGTATTGCATTGTTTGATCGCTTTATTAGTTTTTAGACTAAAACATTGCTATTTGGCTTTTTACAAGCAGTGAGAGAATGTTAAAGCAGGAAAATGGAATTAATTTAACGTAAATGGAGGCTTTCTGATAATTTAGCTGTATGAGGAGGTAAACGATTGCTAAGGTTATAACTTCCACAATGATTTTGTTTGTTCAGCAATTGATTTTGGAGATAGTTTATTGATTTTTATAGTTTGTATTTTCGTAACGCAGGAATACGTTATTTGTGTATGAGTATCAGATTCATTATTTTGTTAATTCATCGTATTAGTTTTCTACTAATAGACTATGATTGTTGGTAGCCCCTTGATACTCTagttttgttcttctctttatcaACTTGAGCAAGCCGTTTTTGGATTTCATTTGTCTTACAACCATCAATTTAAAATATATCTTGTTTCAGATCTTCAAGATGGGGAACTTATTCATGGAGAGACTTTCAATCTTTTTTCTGCCATGTCTGCTTTAGAGGTACAGCTTCATAGTCTAATATATAAGAAAACTTATATGCAACAGCAGAAAACAAATATTTGGTGTTTTTTTATCACATTCACTGTCTACTCATAATGACAGGTTTCCACCCGTTTGTATTTGCTTTATTTATCAGCCATTAtatggtattttttttaatatctatgAGACCATACTCTATGGGCTTATGCTTCTATTTCTATGTATTGACTTCTATACATAAATTTATTTGCTTTTCCTATGTTCTAAACATAAGTTTATTTGCTTTTCATATGTTCAATAATGTGCTTAGAAGTGAACTTGCTCTGTATTTCTTGGAGCATTTCCTcactttttattgttttatttatcGGCCTTCCTTTGGTTTATATATGTGTATGAGATTCTGGAAATTCTGGGTGGACATTGTCTAGTTACAGCCTATCAGACTGTTATACGGAAGGTCGCATAAATTTTCAACTAGTTATATTTGAACTTTTCGTATGTACCTCTCCTAGATATTAGAAAATCCTCAATCTCAAATCCCTTGTATTGATGGTGAATGCCTGTAGTCCCCTACTCCCAACAAGTTGCTGTTTGGGATCATGGAGCTATTTTCATTATACTATGTCACTTGATTTACTTTTTCTCGCATTATACCAACATATTGTTGATTGTTTTGAATTTTCCTTTTTAGTAGATAATGGATCCAAAAATGGATTCGGGTATGATATGTAAGTACTATTCTGTTGATGAAGCTATTGAGAATGGTGCCGCTCCTATTCCTCTGAGCTTTGATAGAACGGTTGATGTTCAGTGCAATATTGATATCATGGACCATCTTCTATCTTGTGAGGTACTCCCTTTTCCAATGTGCTTATTATGAccataatttttaatttgaaacaAAGATATTATTTTACAATTTATTGCGTGACGTTGCCTTGGTTGTTTTGAGAATTGTGCATTCAGTTCCTGACTTTCCTATAAGAATTCCTGTGCATATGAAGAGACTCCAGGCAGTATGCCTTCCCCCCCtctttattttttacttttttattttatttgtattagTATTGGAGATGAGCGTGTTTCTCTACTCTCATGATTGTTATGAGAACTTTTCTAATTTGTATTGACAGGttattttgttctttctttATAAAACACACCATTTGGGAAAAGCATACAAGTGACGTTAGCTTCTTTAAACAGCATCATTTGTATTGAGCCATTTGGAAAATAAATGCTATTTGGGTTATCATTTTGATGTACTTCTCACTAAGTAAATGAAAAGAATTTCAGTTTACCAAAAAAAGAACCCTCTCCatctttcattcttcctctcaAATGCAACTTCCAACAAAGATAACCCTCATCCTGCAGGCCACAAGTCCTGGGCTGGAGCTCCTGAAGTGTCAGCCCCCTCTTACTCTAAAATTTGATTGAAGCATCACTAGCGCCCCCGTGGAACTTAGGGAGGACCAAAAGCTGGAACAAGCTTAGCAATGTGAGACCATGGACTTATTGGAAGAGTAATTGTGCGAATGTCCTTGTGTGAACTTTCCAATGTAGTCcgtctctttttcttcttcttttttttgctAGTAATCACTTCATACCAAACAGAATTAGGTTTCCAAAGAAACATCCTTAACCATACGCAACACAGAACAATGTTTTTCTGTTTGATGTTTTCATATATTCCCAATGTGTAAACATTCATTCATATGAGGAGGACCACACTCCGTCTAACGAAATGAGTCAAATGACTACCCCTTGGTGGCTGAAAGAAGAAGGGGAGGCTGGAGAGAGAACCATGCTTCTTTtcctatatgtatatatacacatatattatttatttattattattatttgaattgtTTGGGTGATATTTGCAGGCACCGTGTCTCTGAGTTTTAAGTGATTTTTTGTTTCTTAAGTATAGATAAGGGAAATAAGATATTAGATAAATATAAGGCCCTTTGGCTGTTGATTCGATGCTATGTCTATTGGAGACTTTATGATGCTATGTATAAAGGAAATTTTATTGGATACACTCCCTAAGGTCCCTTGCTTCTATTGAGGCTATGTTTAATGGTTGAGGAGTGTGGTCAAGTTCCAAATATACATTTCTACCAACAAATAGAAGTAAAGTACATATGCTTGCTTTTTATAGTAAACCTGCTGTTTAATTTTTTACTCTTTTAAGTTCCTCCATTAATTAAGCTGTGACCTTGCATAACAGGCTACATGGCATAAGGGTCACTCATTGGCACAGACTGTCTTCTCGTGCATTTATCTTCTGAGGCCTGACAGAACAAGTTCACATGCATTATTGCATTCCTATTGCAGTGTCATACGTGCAACTTGCAAGGCAGTTATTGCAGTTGTCTCGGATGCACGAACACATGAAGTAAAGTATTCAAACAGTTCTTCGACTCTGCTTTTCTTCCTTTCAATTGAATGTACTGTTCTTAAAGGGTTTGtattttcattaaatttttattttatgacGTAATAATACGTGGGTGGGTTTactaaatgaaaaaaattgagGAATTAGCGCAATAAATTGAAGATACTTTATGGAATTCCCATATCTTTCTTAGTTTGAAGCATCATCCCTTACTATTTTCCCCAAATATCTATAATCATCTCACCTTTTTTTCGCAGGAAGAGGATCTTTTCATAATGGCATATGGTCTTCCTTTGAGTGGGGATGGAGATGACAAATGCTTATCAAGGCTAAACGCTGTTGAAGAAACAATTTGCCGCCAATTGCGGGCTTGTAAATCCCCATTATTGAAAAATAGAGCACCAGAAGGCAATCTACTCATTCCCTCATTCGGTGCTTGGTAGTTTAGTTTATTAGTCataatggtatattttgttatatagaCCTGATCTACGTGTATAGTGCCCATGAACATTGACTAGCTAAATTTTACTAGTGGACTTGTGTACATAAAATAGAGGCCGGAATGACAGAAAAATGAGAATTAGCTCCATCAAGATTTTTAATTTCAATGTTCGGTGACTTTTTTTATCATTGTTTTGCATAgtattattaataaagaggtCAGTGGTCATGAATCATTTTCCCCTTTTTCTGTCTGATATTTGTTTGGGTGTGCGTCTatacatgtatgtgtgtgtgtgtataatGGTTTATTTGTTTAGCTTTTCAACAAGAAGCAAGTAGGtctttcaaaaattaaaaaaagaaaagaaaagaaaagataacaGAAGAAGCAAGTAGGTTACCAAAACCTAGAAGAAGACTACAAGAGAGATGGAGCTTATAAATTCTGCAATTTACTTGTAAGCACTGGTTGGACAATTGGTCATAGAACATTGCATGACCTAAATGTGGTTGTTGAACTCGATAGTATAGCTAAATAGGTGGCCACTAGCTACTGAGTTTCTGCACATTTCCCGAAGTGCTTTCACCTTTTCAATTGATCAATGTCATTGCAAATTCGTGGTGTTAAATCTCCCCCTATCATTTGAAGCTTTATGTCTTCATTATTTCTATTTTTCCCATTTCTATGGAACTGGATCTGCTTGTTAATTTAGGAAtctcaaatattctttttttacttgCCCTTTTTACAGATGTAGAACCATTACAAAATTCTTTCGATCTGGAAGAGCACTACTGTAGGGCTCTGTTATGTCGCCTGCGCTTCCGTAAGGTCTTAACCAGTGTATTCTAATGGTCAATTTTTCTTTGGATTGCTATCTTGCATATAACCTTAATTAATGCATGCTTAAGTATGAGGTTGACTTTTGAGATGTTTACATGGTAATGGTGTTCGTCTTCAAGATTTCTTTATTAGGAAGCATATTGACCATCTATCATGATTGAATAAAACCCTTGTGTATCTTGTCAAGTTGATGATTCTTATTCCAAAAGATAGCATTGTCTATTTCATAGGCTAATACGGGTATCTAATGCATGTAGATTTGGGATAGTTGGAAAGTTGATGAACTTCTAAATTTGGGAGCGAGGAATGATCGAGTGTTTAGAGGTAGGAAAATTGACTAAAATGAGGTTTGGTCTTTAGCGAGATTTCATGTGTCCCTTGGACTTCGGTTTCGAAGGCCGTTTCTAACTATTCCCTAAGTAATATTTTACTTAGTTGGAACCCTTCTTTTAGGTGAGTGTTTTTGTGAGCTTGTTTTTTCTGGATGCCCTTgcattctttcatttttttttccaatgaaAGTTGTTACTTTTCTAAAAAACCTTTACAAAAAGAATATAGGAAGATGAAGCAGGATAACAGGAACTCATGTTTCctgtaaaagaaagaaagaaagaaagaaaaaacactGAGGCAAGGATATAGGATTTTTCTTATGAGAAACACTCAATCATAATTTCATTGATGGTATGGAATTACAAAAGGGCAATAGGTGTTGTGTGGGATTACATAATGGTATTCTACTGTGAAATAAGAGATGTAAGGTCATGATCATTAAAAAAAGGTTGTGAATTTACACCAAGAAAGCAATGTATACAAAAGGTGATAAAAAAGGAACGAATTATGTCTCTCTATCTCTAAAGATACATTGATACCATTCATTCTGGATGAGCCAAAGTAATGCTTTGATGTTGAAGGTCCACACGATTGCTTCGTTATTCTTGAACAGATGACCAATGATAAGCATACCCAAGAGGAAAAGGGGTCATTTGGGAAGACCACTTGATAGTTGAAGCACAATAAGATTCTCACCCAAAATGATTGAGCATAGTCACAAAAGACCAGTATGTCATAATGGATTCACCACATTGGTGACATAGAACACACCAGTTTGGGGCAGATATGATCCAAGGGGCCTTTTTGATAAGAACATTAATTGTATTAATGCTTCCAAGACTGACCTTCCACAAGAAGAGCCACATCTTTTTGGGAACAGGACCTCCCAAAATATTCTTACATAGGAAAGCATTCTGATCAATGCTACAAGAGGAAAGTTGATGTGCGAGCAATTTTGAAGTAAATTGGGTAGATTTGTCCAGATTCCATCTCCATGTGTCATCCACTGCAGGCCTATTTGGGGGCAATATTAATGTTGATAATACTGACTATTCAACAATCTCAACATCACTAAAGTTGTGTCTCAACCTAAGGTCCCATGCTTCATAAACAGAGGTCCAGCAGTGAGCAATGGAGGCCTTCAGCAAGGTTATAGGACTTCAAATTATATCATAAAAAAGACTAAAATAACAACCTAGAGGGGATTAGGGATGAGGGGCCCCTAGGCCCAAGGAGGAGGAACGAAGCAGTTGCAGGACTTTCAACCAAGAGCTATTTCATAAAAATCTGTCATTTAGTTTTACATTTTGTGTACTTGAATAGGTGCTTAATCTATCTATGAAATGTACATCTATGTTCGTGGTGATGTATGCTTCATTTTCAAGCTATTTTGTTTGgacctattattattattacaacaattttttttattatgaacaattactttcattgagaaagaatgaaagaatacatGGGCAAACAAAAAATCTACCCACAAAAGTGCCCTTTGGAGAAAGTGTCTCCAATTAAGAATAATGTTGACTAGTGAATAATTACAAAAGGTTCTTGAAAATGAAACCCGAAGAGAAACATGAAACTTCACCAAAGGACAAGAGATCATCAGGATTCCCTTTTCACACCCTTAAACACTCTGTTATTTCTTTCCCCCAAATATCCCATAATTGAGAGCACACTGAGTGAGCTCCAAGAAACACCCCAGAGGGCCAAAAGAACCTATTTTATTTGAACCTTTTACTTGGGTATCTCATTTATGATGCTTTTATTATTTACGATGCACTAGTTCTGGTCACTGAATGCTTTGAAGTCATTTGTATTGGCTCTTCTCTACTTGTCAACTGGTGTTGTCCCCATTCATTTTCACCTCGTTTACATGCCTAGGTTGCAATGTGTTCATGGTCCAGTTCAGGTTTTCGGGGAAGGGGTTGTGGATAAACTAGTGCAGTCCATATGAAGTAGGAATTTTTTATTATGCAAGTTCCTTTATGAAATTTCTTGTATACCTGTACACAGGTGCAGAAGATGAAGAATATGTGTAAGCTTTTAAATGTGCTTAGTTCCTTACATATTAGCAACAAGATGTTACTTGTCTGTTTTTTTCTCCTACGTTGTATGGTCTTGTTTCCCATCTAAAGTATTGAGATAGAAGACATTTCTTAATCTTGTTTTATTACAGAAGTTGTCTCCTTTTATCTTAAGTCATGACTTTTGCTCTAGATGTTTGCATTTAGTTTGTACTATTTATATTGTATAATCTGCTCTATTTCAACCTCTTTGCTTTTCTTTCAGCATTTCTACCATGTCCTTGCGTGTATGAGGCGGCCTCAGGGCAGAGGTTTAGAGTTGGCAAGAAAACATATAGCTTCCTGTTTGTTGGAACTAGATTTGATCCGCAATTCATCCACTTTTCTTAGCAATAGTAGTTTTGGAATTAGCAAAGACGATTTGGAGGATACAACAACTGCTTCAGGCCGTCAACCGATAGGATTTGATTCTAGTTTGAACTGTAGATTGTCTGCCCCTACTCCACCACGTGCAATCAAACTACTTAGTTGGAAAAAGGTGAGAAAATTGGACCTATATTGTAGACTTAACTATAACCGTTTATCATATGACATGGTGTAATTTCCTAGCAGGCATTAGATTATTTTGTGAAACTGCTCCGTGACCTAGATAATATATGTTCGTATTCATTGGACACATTTCTGGAAGGTGTTTTCCGCTTTGTGGTTCAGTTCCAGAAAAGCCAGCCTGATTTGGTTGCTAGATCTCTCCTTCAGGTTTGATTCATAACTTACATTTGGTTCCTCTCTATTCCTCTATTGCATAGTTCATAATTGATGATTATTTACTTTTTCTCAAAGAATTGAAGAGGGATTTAGGAAAGACTATGGTTGATGAATGATGGTTGTTTCTTCAATAATTTTTCAGTTATGATTCAATGGGTTTTTGGAAAAAACTATATTGTTTTAAAGACAATCAAAGATTTTCTACTGTAAAAAGCTCTAACATTCTTGCTGCTAGGTTACCTAAATTCATCATAATAATAGGCTTGATATTGATTTGAAATTATTGAAATATGACCTTTTATGTTCTTCTGACAAACATACACTAAATCTTGTGATGGGACCAGGATGATTATCGACTGTGCTTAGTTGGGTGAACCAAAATTGTCCAATCTTTTAACTTGCCTCAGCCATCTAGAGAACCATCAGTGGAAAATATTTCCACTTCATAATTATGAGCtcattgctttttttttttttttttctcttgtagTCTTGTTCCACATTTTAACTGACTTCAGTGCTTCAATTAGATCGTCCTTTTGAACTGTCTGCATAATCTTGCAACTCAACTTAGTTGGGGAAAAATAATCAAACTTTGTAGGCCGGGGGGTGATGTCGAAGACCTGTCCATGACTTTCAGAGCTTTCAATTATTGTTAATGAATTTTCTCTTGCATTACTTAAAAAGTGTTCTAAGTTTCAAAGAAATAACTATACTAATTTAAGGTTCTTGCTAATACGTGTATTATTTCTAAATTCTCAACTACAAAAGTTCTTGATCAGTTCCTTCTGGTTCAAGATGGAAAGCTCTATGGGAGGGAGCCTCTATATGCAGTGATCACCAAAGCTGCAGGACTGCCCGAATCTGCCAAAAACCATGAAAATCTAAAGAACCAATACATTGTACAACTAGGACAGGTTTGGATGACAATTActatgttattttttctttttcttttttttttctttttggtctAATCTTAATGGCCCTTAGCTGTTTTAAATGCCTGATTCAGTTCCAACATCTTTGAGTGGCTAAATGTAATAGCTCCATCACATGATTTTCTTTATGGGGAGAGAGGAATGACAAGTGTTTAGAGGTGTGGAGAGGGACCATGGTGATGTTTGGTCCTTGATGAGGGT
The sequence above is drawn from the Cucumis melo cultivar AY chromosome 2, USDA_Cmelo_AY_1.0, whole genome shotgun sequence genome and encodes:
- the LOC103487411 gene encoding uncharacterized protein LOC103487411 isoform X1 translates to MADKEPEQGTMATHSPQIASPIPSGENTVWADVSPLLEAACRDLQDGELIHGETFNLFSAMSALEIMDPKMDSGMICKYYSVDEAIENGAAPIPLSFDRTVDVQCNIDIMDHLLSCEATWHKGHSLAQTVFSCIYLLRPDRTSSHALLHSYCSVIRATCKAVIAVVSDARTHEEEDLFIMAYGLPLSGDGDDKCLSRLNAVEETICRQLRACKSPLLKNRAPEDVEPLQNSFDLEEHYCRALLCRLRFRKHFYHVLACMRRPQGRGLELARKHIASCLLELDLIRNSSTFLSNSSFGISKDDLEDTTTASGRQPIGFDSSLNCRLSAPTPPRAIKLLSWKKALDYFVKLLRDLDNICSYSLDTFLEGVFRFVVQFQKSQPDLVARSLLQFLLVQDGKLYGREPLYAVITKAAGLPESAKNHENLKNQYIVQLGQLVINLLKVLCTNSAWQRRKLGKILQDWRVIYMQMEMAFKKDIAEIVSISNGENAWMKIFQHILIWVEEQTYWISSRFLVLGFELELYSPGDYCMVYWYLSVVLIKLVEKIHLRALMSNETGKRKGKKKGASKDIGKDFRIPPAVSFLQCQICLAEGLVMMLAALRNEHMIAQSPSPFNSEYERFFQHFELLQKACIPDNITYDSYEQSTRLARISNLVTYNCFKDAQKIAKELKSSFSNDPEKLVELQRIEQVAEHNSVALNLIHKVGGLDPSLKISFEFNHHPYFGTALVKRS
- the LOC103487411 gene encoding uncharacterized protein LOC103487411 isoform X2, which translates into the protein MRRSSRWGTYSWRDFQSFFCHVCFRAIENGAAPIPLSFDRTVDVQCNIDIMDHLLSCEATWHKGHSLAQTVFSCIYLLRPDRTSSHALLHSYCSVIRATCKAVIAVVSDARTHEEEDLFIMAYGLPLSGDGDDKCLSRLNAVEETICRQLRACKSPLLKNRAPEDVEPLQNSFDLEEHYCRALLCRLRFRKHFYHVLACMRRPQGRGLELARKHIASCLLELDLIRNSSTFLSNSSFGISKDDLEDTTTASGRQPIGFDSSLNCRLSAPTPPRAIKLLSWKKALDYFVKLLRDLDNICSYSLDTFLEGVFRFVVQFQKSQPDLVARSLLQFLLVQDGKLYGREPLYAVITKAAGLPESAKNHENLKNQYIVQLGQLVINLLKVLCTNSAWQRRKLGKILQDWRVIYMQMEMAFKKDIAEIVSISNGENAWMKIFQHILIWVEEQTYWISSRFLVLGFELELYSPGDYCMVYWYLSVVLIKLVEKIHLRALMSNETGKRKGKKKGASKDIGKDFRIPPAVSFLQCQICLAEGLVMMLAALRNEHMIAQSPSPFNSEYERFFQHFELLQKACIPDNITYDSYEQSTRLARISNLVTYNCFKDAQKIAKELKSSFSNDPEKLVELQRIEQVAEHNSVALNLIHKVGGLDPSLKISFEFNHHPYFGTALVKRS
- the LOC103487411 gene encoding uncharacterized protein LOC103487411 isoform X3, giving the protein MSALEIMDPKMDSGMICKYYSVDEAIENGAAPIPLSFDRTVDVQCNIDIMDHLLSCEATWHKGHSLAQTVFSCIYLLRPDRTSSHALLHSYCSVIRATCKAVIAVVSDARTHEEEDLFIMAYGLPLSGDGDDKCLSRLNAVEETICRQLRACKSPLLKNRAPEDVEPLQNSFDLEEHYCRALLCRLRFRKHFYHVLACMRRPQGRGLELARKHIASCLLELDLIRNSSTFLSNSSFGISKDDLEDTTTASGRQPIGFDSSLNCRLSAPTPPRAIKLLSWKKALDYFVKLLRDLDNICSYSLDTFLEGVFRFVVQFQKSQPDLVARSLLQFLLVQDGKLYGREPLYAVITKAAGLPESAKNHENLKNQYIVQLGQLVINLLKVLCTNSAWQRRKLGKILQDWRVIYMQMEMAFKKDIAEIVSISNGENAWMKIFQHILIWVEEQTYWISSRFLVLGFELELYSPGDYCMVYWYLSVVLIKLVEKIHLRALMSNETGKRKGKKKGASKDIGKDFRIPPAVSFLQCQICLAEGLVMMLAALRNEHMIAQSPSPFNSEYERFFQHFELLQKACIPDNITYDSYEQSTRLARISNLVTYNCFKDAQKIAKELKSSFSNDPEKLVELQRIEQVAEHNSVALNLIHKVGGLDPSLKISFEFNHHPYFGTALVKRS